One Desulfomicrobium macestii genomic region harbors:
- the fbp gene encoding class 1 fructose-bisphosphatase has product MRQVTVVEHLLLRQKERPMASGRFTRLLTELILSAKIIDREVSKAGLLDVLGVTGEVNVQGEIVQKLDDFANRVIIRRMERAGVLCAMVSEENADFIPIPRQYPVGDYILIFDPLDGSANIDANVSIGTIFSIYRRTSFDQQAVSVGDLLQKGSMQVAAGYIIYGSSTMMVYTAGNGVHGFTLDPSVGEFLLSHPDIKIPERGRIYSVNEGYFSYWDEPTKNIVNYFKSNDSATGRPYSSRYIGSLVSDFHRNLIYGGIFMYPADSRDLRKPSGKLRLMCEAAPMAMIAEQAGGLATDGIRRILDIEPQELHQRVPLFIGSKQDVEVVLKFYADAAKS; this is encoded by the coding sequence ATGCGCCAAGTAACAGTTGTCGAACATTTGCTCCTGCGTCAAAAAGAGAGGCCAATGGCCTCCGGTCGTTTCACCAGATTGCTGACCGAACTGATCCTGTCCGCGAAGATCATCGATCGCGAAGTTTCCAAGGCTGGTCTGCTTGATGTTCTCGGCGTTACCGGGGAAGTGAACGTACAGGGAGAAATCGTCCAGAAGTTGGATGATTTCGCCAACCGTGTCATCATCAGAAGAATGGAACGGGCCGGCGTGCTTTGCGCCATGGTATCGGAGGAAAACGCTGATTTTATTCCGATCCCCCGCCAGTACCCCGTCGGCGACTACATCCTGATCTTTGATCCACTGGACGGTTCGGCCAACATCGACGCCAATGTCAGCATCGGGACCATTTTCAGCATTTATCGCCGGACGTCCTTCGATCAGCAGGCCGTCAGCGTCGGAGACCTGCTCCAGAAGGGCTCCATGCAGGTCGCGGCCGGGTACATCATCTACGGTTCCTCGACGATGATGGTCTATACCGCCGGAAACGGTGTTCACGGGTTCACTCTTGATCCCAGCGTGGGCGAGTTCCTGCTCTCGCACCCGGACATAAAAATTCCGGAACGGGGAAGAATCTACTCCGTCAACGAAGGGTATTTTTCCTATTGGGACGAGCCCACAAAAAATATCGTGAATTATTTCAAGTCCAATGACAGCGCTACTGGCCGTCCTTACAGCTCGCGCTATATCGGCTCCCTGGTTTCCGATTTCCACCGAAATCTGATTTACGGCGGCATTTTCATGTATCCCGCCGACTCGCGTGATTTGCGCAAGCCTTCAGGCAAGCTGCGACTCATGTGCGAAGCCGCGCCCATGGCCATGATCGCCGAGCAGGCCGGCGGCCTCGCGACGGACGGAATCCGCCGCATCCTGGACATCGAGCCTCAGGAACTGCATCAGCGCGTACCCTTGTTCATAGGATCCAAGCAAGACGTCGAGGTTGTCCTCAAGTTCTATGCAGACGCCGCCAAAAGCTAG